One genomic window of candidate division KSB1 bacterium includes the following:
- a CDS encoding TonB-dependent receptor yields MSQRSCFRAALVLSISLLAKMGTCQEEVSIQGQVIDAKSGEPVPAANVQVLGQPLGAASDEEGRFVIRGLLRGEYRLLVSHVAYHAATVDVGRVGPERSSFVLVRLEPRVILLPAVEAVGEREKGQSADRVYLDRTKIEESGASNLAEILAMVPTLTVARSSTGSTVSIRGSSPGQVLILFGDVPLNDPLTGGVDLETVPASLVESVEVIPSSESARYGSGAVGGVIVLRPRRSFATSVSFAARRGSFGFAQASPSVLLRIFPNALSLTGDFHRWAGGYPYTYRVGEEVRSSTRRNSDLRQESGLAQLSGRLGPLRTYTAQMMWTQSDRGVPGSVYALSPFARGRLERQIASFLAEMALARGKLEVAASASRYRSRYTNRIPPDAPLHDRSVPPYDSQLRQDSKQLRCGWIGQLAAGEMEISGTARSSIFTTASLLGLWSKPQEARLREASLGGAWHGSTPQAGGMLLIRASLAFRGNYARVENPRIARTYHDITPSLRTEVSWFGPITVSALIGGQRGFRLPTYGDLFYQDYQIRGNPNLLPERSFEWSAGVRLRYVRPSLDGTLRWEWFRRKVEDFITWRLGSFATFSPVNVDARMDGHELALLLSVLRGWAEMEANAQWLTAVNLSNDAVAKGKRLPFRPDYQAGWSLVVGSKRARAMIAQHVVGPRWVTEANTVKLAGYQVWDLTLSLEFPLMDQWRTGLQLQVLNATDARYEVLEASPLPGREWRLGLDVNFGVR; encoded by the coding sequence ATGAGTCAGCGCAGTTGCTTTCGCGCCGCCCTGGTGCTCTCCATTTCGCTTTTGGCCAAGATGGGGACGTGCCAGGAGGAAGTTTCGATCCAGGGCCAGGTGATCGATGCCAAGAGCGGTGAGCCGGTGCCAGCGGCTAACGTTCAGGTTCTTGGCCAGCCACTCGGAGCTGCTAGTGACGAGGAAGGCCGCTTCGTGATCCGAGGACTGCTGCGCGGCGAATACCGGCTCTTGGTGTCCCATGTCGCCTACCACGCGGCCACCGTGGACGTGGGACGAGTAGGTCCGGAGCGTTCCTCGTTCGTCCTTGTGCGATTGGAACCCCGGGTCATCCTATTGCCGGCGGTCGAGGCTGTGGGGGAAAGGGAAAAGGGGCAGTCGGCTGACCGGGTGTACCTCGACCGCACAAAGATAGAGGAGTCGGGTGCCTCAAATCTCGCCGAGATCTTGGCTATGGTGCCCACCCTGACTGTTGCGCGTAGCAGCACGGGCAGCACCGTGTCGATCCGCGGCAGCTCTCCCGGCCAGGTCTTGATCCTCTTCGGGGACGTCCCTTTGAACGATCCGCTCACGGGGGGTGTGGACCTCGAAACCGTGCCGGCCAGTCTGGTTGAGTCCGTCGAAGTCATCCCGTCATCGGAATCTGCCCGCTACGGGAGTGGGGCCGTCGGTGGGGTGATTGTCCTCCGTCCACGCCGAAGCTTTGCCACCTCGGTCAGCTTTGCTGCCCGACGCGGCTCCTTTGGCTTCGCTCAGGCCAGCCCGTCGGTCCTATTGCGGATCTTCCCGAACGCACTGAGCCTGACGGGAGACTTCCACCGATGGGCGGGTGGTTACCCCTACACGTATCGGGTGGGGGAGGAGGTGCGATCGTCCACAAGGCGCAATTCGGACCTGAGGCAGGAGAGTGGTCTGGCGCAACTGTCGGGCCGCCTGGGTCCTCTCCGTACGTACACAGCCCAGATGATGTGGACCCAGTCGGATCGCGGTGTCCCTGGCAGCGTGTACGCGCTTTCCCCCTTTGCGCGGGGCCGCCTCGAACGCCAGATCGCCTCTTTTCTTGCGGAGATGGCCCTGGCCAGGGGCAAACTCGAAGTCGCGGCCTCGGCCAGTCGATACCGTTCTCGCTACACCAACCGCATCCCGCCGGACGCGCCCTTGCACGATCGCTCTGTACCGCCCTACGACTCACAACTGAGACAGGACTCGAAGCAGCTCCGCTGCGGCTGGATCGGACAATTGGCTGCGGGAGAAATGGAGATCTCGGGGACCGCCCGCTCCTCCATCTTCACGACGGCAAGTCTGTTGGGGTTATGGTCAAAGCCTCAAGAGGCCCGTCTGCGGGAGGCTTCACTTGGAGGTGCCTGGCACGGGTCGACGCCCCAAGCAGGTGGGATGCTCCTGATTCGGGCCTCCCTCGCTTTCCGCGGCAACTACGCGCGTGTGGAAAATCCCAGAATTGCGCGAACCTACCATGACATCACGCCTTCGCTTCGCACGGAGGTGAGCTGGTTCGGTCCCATTACGGTCAGCGCCTTGATCGGTGGGCAACGTGGCTTTCGGCTTCCGACCTACGGGGACCTCTTCTACCAGGATTACCAGATCCGGGGCAATCCCAACCTTCTTCCGGAGCGCTCCTTCGAGTGGTCAGCCGGCGTGCGACTGCGCTACGTCCGGCCATCGCTCGACGGTACGCTGCGCTGGGAGTGGTTCCGGCGCAAGGTCGAGGATTTCATTACGTGGCGACTGGGCTCTTTTGCCACCTTTTCGCCGGTCAACGTGGATGCCCGAATGGATGGGCACGAGCTTGCCTTGCTGCTTTCTGTGCTGAGGGGATGGGCTGAGATGGAAGCCAACGCGCAGTGGCTGACTGCTGTCAACCTGAGCAACGACGCCGTGGCCAAAGGGAAAAGGTTGCCCTTCCGCCCCGACTACCAGGCCGGATGGTCGCTCGTGGTTGGTTCCAAACGGGCCAGGGCGATGATTGCCCAGCACGTGGTCGGTCCGAGGTGGGTGACAGAAGCCAATACGGTGAAGTTAGCGGGATACCAGGTTTGGGACCTGACCTTGAGTTTGGAGTTTCCCCTGATGGACCAGTGGCGAACAGGTTTGCAGCTCCAGGTGCTGAATGCCACCGATGCGCGCTACGAAGTGCTTGAAGCAAGCCCGTTGCCCGGGCGTGAGTGGAGACTGGGTCTGGACGTCAACTTCGGGGTGCGGTGA